A genomic window from Gammaproteobacteria bacterium includes:
- a CDS encoding putative DNA-binding domain-containing protein translates to MSASLRELQENFQAYVLEGDKNILESISTEYNNAVERIDIYKKGYVLRLLEILEKDFPLLRDMLGEEAFTKIGREYIQSFPSDHFSICNFSRHFSKFVLDVHAQLFWSEFATFEWVTSQVLDAADARHIAIAELGTVAPESWPYIQFTFHPSVVLHQFHYNVPQIAYAMMIEQESLPEAVHNEAKVTWVIWRFELKPFFESVTTEQVWMIEALKQGKTFAEICEGLCQWLPEEEVAMFAAGSLRNWIEKGLFSELSIAESTIMVDAEAAAV, encoded by the coding sequence ATGTCAGCGTCACTGCGTGAATTACAAGAAAATTTTCAAGCATACGTCCTAGAGGGCGACAAAAATATCCTGGAGTCTATCTCAACCGAATACAATAACGCGGTTGAGCGAATAGATATCTATAAAAAGGGGTATGTGCTTCGTTTGTTAGAGATCCTTGAAAAAGACTTCCCCTTGCTGCGTGACATGCTTGGTGAAGAAGCCTTTACCAAAATTGGTCGGGAATATATTCAGAGCTTTCCCTCTGATCATTTTTCAATCTGTAATTTTAGTCGTCATTTTAGTAAGTTTGTATTAGATGTGCATGCGCAGCTCTTTTGGTCTGAATTTGCTACCTTTGAATGGGTTACTTCTCAAGTTCTAGACGCCGCAGATGCTCGGCATATAGCAATAGCCGAGCTAGGCACCGTTGCACCTGAATCTTGGCCTTACATACAATTCACCTTCCATCCTTCCGTTGTGCTGCATCAGTTTCATTACAATGTGCCTCAAATTGCCTACGCTATGATGATAGAGCAGGAGAGCTTGCCTGAGGCTGTCCATAATGAAGCTAAAGTCACTTGGGTAATATGGCGATTCGAGTTGAAACCTTTTTTTGAATCGGTCACCACAGAACAGGTGTGGATGATCGAAGCTCTCAAACAAGGTAAAACGTTTGCGGAAATCTGCGAAGGCTTATGTCAATGGCTGCCTGAAGAAGAGGTAGCAATGTTTGCAGCGGGCTCTTTGCGCAACTGGATCGAAAAAGGACTATTCTCGGAACTAAGCATTGCAGAATCAACCATTATGGTTGATGCGGAAGCTGCTGCTGTATAA
- a CDS encoding DUF692 domain-containing protein, with amino-acid sequence MQKDNYLGFGLGLRPNHYHDILANKPPVDWFEVITEDYLVPGGNRLHFLDQITDNYPVAMHGVSLSIGSCDPLDWDYLQQLKNLAARIKPRWISDHCCWTGVNGTNLHDLLPLPFTSEAVKHVAERISQVQDYLQSQILIENVSSYVTYSHSEMSEWDFMRQVAEEADCLILLDINNVYVSSYNHHFDPLDYLKGIPAERVRQFHLAGHSNFGTHIIDTHDHDIIDPVWDLYAFSVQHYGFVSTMIERDDHIPPIDELLVELNKARSIAEKIYSESENVSVTA; translated from the coding sequence ATGCAAAAAGATAATTATCTAGGATTTGGGCTAGGACTACGGCCAAACCACTACCATGACATTCTCGCAAATAAACCCCCCGTTGATTGGTTTGAAGTTATCACCGAAGATTATTTAGTTCCCGGCGGTAACAGATTACATTTTCTTGACCAAATTACGGACAACTATCCTGTTGCTATGCACGGAGTCTCACTCTCCATTGGAAGTTGTGATCCGTTGGATTGGGATTATCTGCAACAATTAAAAAACCTTGCCGCGCGCATTAAGCCTCGCTGGATTTCTGATCATTGTTGTTGGACAGGGGTGAATGGCACTAATCTCCATGATTTATTACCTTTGCCTTTTACCAGTGAAGCGGTTAAGCATGTGGCCGAACGGATAAGTCAAGTGCAGGATTATCTGCAATCTCAAATCTTAATTGAGAACGTTTCCAGCTATGTTACCTATAGCCATTCTGAAATGTCAGAATGGGATTTTATGAGACAAGTGGCCGAGGAGGCCGATTGTCTTATTTTACTTGATATAAATAACGTTTATGTAAGTTCCTACAATCATCATTTCGATCCCCTGGATTATTTGAAGGGTATTCCCGCTGAACGGGTAAGACAATTTCATTTAGCGGGACACAGTAACTTTGGCACACATATAATAGATACCCATGATCACGATATTATTGATCCTGTCTGGGATTTATATGCTTTTTCAGTGCAGCATTATGGCTTTGTTTCAACAATGATTGAAAGGGATGACCATATCCCCCCCATTGATGAATTGCTTGTGGAATTGAATAAAGCCAGATCCATTGCAGAAAAGATTTATAGCGAGAGTGAAAATGTCAGCGTCACTGCGTGA
- a CDS encoding sel1 repeat family protein, with protein MINFEKILQASLQGETGATRLLRSRIDKGKLSLQELSRCIECFDEEIANKNSHAMYLRACMHETGQGGEVNYAAADSLFFQAQELGNSDAICRIACSYYTEGNYRTAFDLFKQVINKDPTNRAALYFMAWMHHKGEGCSQNTELAIPLFDKAIELGHAEAMNAAGCIARDTRKYPKAIALFDRAIKLKNVSAMINRAGMHEENEKWLEAVKLYRRAYFQSSDRKVTDYAARRIQYINRFKISSLEIQYTASLVGANDSYLNTHPNKFLNLLASEDASLHPVGLNFFVKNFPSNGFDRINQANIDFIASWYLTSANQELQKRNIAGALSLYSKVPSNSGSRGAACYGMGIHIYQNTLQKNNDEINALEKAKQYLEEGSKLGDLNCIEFYTKALQSIINPDMKEDSTDDLLLESLKLDYEALVDLRYTSMLKTFTDEHKLTHLNFWADKAGWFEGTDVTFNDKKITVPKGIAVIYDIINDPIKTSFEKITALSTAVSLNDSWFALVKPKYITKDCYMAASNLLSLITSTPLSKVNNLEGADQQQEAPVVIIQDKPARQTSRSNSVILLTPKKKIAEQVVTLPIKLSVGSASSSIRLSQNRARINFGSDDKNKNEEQLPSNEEQLSSNEEDERVVLKSKY; from the coding sequence ATGATTAACTTCGAAAAGATATTACAAGCAAGCCTCCAGGGTGAAACAGGAGCTACCCGCTTACTACGTTCCCGCATCGATAAGGGGAAATTATCTCTACAAGAGCTTTCACGCTGTATTGAGTGTTTTGATGAGGAAATTGCCAATAAAAACTCTCATGCAATGTATCTTCGTGCATGTATGCATGAAACTGGTCAGGGTGGTGAAGTAAATTACGCTGCCGCCGATTCCTTATTTTTTCAAGCACAAGAGCTTGGTAACTCTGATGCAATATGTCGTATTGCTTGTTCGTATTATACCGAAGGCAACTATAGAACCGCCTTTGATTTATTTAAGCAGGTTATTAATAAGGACCCGACTAATCGAGCTGCGCTGTATTTTATGGCATGGATGCATCATAAAGGGGAAGGCTGCTCTCAGAATACTGAATTAGCCATTCCCTTATTCGATAAAGCCATAGAGCTGGGACATGCCGAGGCAATGAATGCCGCAGGCTGTATCGCTAGAGATACACGAAAATACCCAAAAGCTATTGCATTATTTGATAGAGCAATAAAACTGAAGAATGTTTCGGCTATGATTAATAGGGCCGGTATGCATGAAGAAAATGAAAAATGGCTTGAGGCCGTCAAATTATACCGCCGCGCGTATTTTCAAAGTTCTGATAGGAAGGTTACCGATTATGCAGCAAGAAGAATCCAGTATATAAACCGCTTTAAAATTTCTTCTTTGGAAATACAGTATACTGCCTCATTAGTGGGAGCTAATGATAGCTACCTGAATACACACCCCAATAAATTTTTAAATTTATTGGCTTCGGAAGACGCTTCTCTTCATCCGGTTGGTTTAAATTTCTTTGTTAAAAACTTTCCCTCCAATGGTTTTGATCGAATAAATCAAGCAAACATTGATTTCATCGCTTCCTGGTATTTAACAAGCGCAAATCAAGAACTTCAGAAACGGAATATTGCCGGTGCGCTATCCCTATACTCTAAGGTCCCATCTAACTCAGGATCCCGAGGTGCAGCTTGTTATGGAATGGGAATACATATCTATCAGAACACCCTACAAAAAAATAATGATGAAATTAATGCACTTGAAAAGGCCAAACAGTATCTAGAGGAAGGTTCAAAATTAGGCGACCTCAACTGTATTGAATTTTATACGAAGGCTCTACAGAGTATTATTAACCCGGATATGAAAGAAGATTCAACGGATGATCTTTTACTTGAATCACTAAAACTGGATTATGAAGCACTTGTTGATTTACGATATACTTCAATGCTTAAAACTTTCACGGACGAGCATAAATTAACTCATCTGAATTTTTGGGCAGATAAAGCAGGTTGGTTTGAAGGAACAGACGTAACTTTTAATGATAAAAAAATTACAGTTCCCAAAGGCATTGCTGTTATATATGACATTATTAATGATCCGATTAAAACATCATTTGAAAAAATAACAGCACTCTCAACTGCTGTATCGCTCAATGATAGTTGGTTCGCTCTTGTTAAACCTAAATATATTACAAAAGACTGTTATATGGCTGCGTCTAACCTTCTATCACTCATTACCTCCACTCCTCTTTCCAAGGTGAACAATTTAGAGGGAGCAGATCAACAGCAAGAGGCTCCAGTTGTTATCATTCAGGATAAACCAGCCCGCCAAACGTCAAGAAGCAATAGTGTGATATTATTAACTCCTAAGAAGAAAATTGCTGAGCAAGTAGTAACGCTACCAATAAAATTGTCCGTTGGATCAGCTTCGAGCTCCATTCGTTTAAGTCAAAATCGTGCGCGAATAAACTTTGGTAGTGACGATAAAAATAAAAATGAAGAACAACTCCCCAGCAATGAAGAACAACTCTCCAGCAATGAAGAAGATGAAAGAGTGGTGTTAAAATCTAAATACTAA
- the rmuC gene encoding DNA recombination protein RmuC, which translates to MNIISILFIILCMLNVSLLLFCFSRLSKKIGNNQIWIDQLLIRLDERDKTLKDLRDQLIQLVTQQKKEQSDTRTQFDLHQLNTLKTLQESLQQGMGDIRLQITETLNKHGESITQKMEKLTADTDQRLKEISLQVDKRLADGFEKTNATFTDIIKRLALIDEAQKKITELSLNVVSLQEVLSDKRSRGAFGEVQLNHLIKNVLPEQSYQLQYTLSNDKRADAILFLPEPTGNIVIDAKFPLESYRRYTDINLPAQDRKIAEQQFRVDIRKHIQDISDKYIIEGETSDGAVMFIPAEAIFSEIHSRLPEVIDFAHTLRVWLVSPTTLIAVLNTARAVLKDAATRKQVHIIQEHLVQLGRDFERFQKRIDNLAKHIHMAHQDVEEVHKSSKKLTSRFIKIEKVDLTKEEDIQLLEEAEEQI; encoded by the coding sequence ATGAATATCATATCAATTCTATTCATAATCTTATGCATGTTAAATGTAAGTCTCCTACTCTTTTGTTTTAGCCGCCTGAGTAAAAAAATCGGCAATAACCAAATCTGGATAGATCAACTGCTCATACGCTTAGATGAACGCGATAAAACCCTTAAGGACCTCAGAGATCAGCTTATTCAACTTGTCACGCAACAGAAAAAAGAGCAATCGGACACACGTACTCAATTTGACCTGCATCAACTCAATACTCTAAAAACATTACAGGAAAGTTTACAGCAAGGCATGGGTGATATTCGGTTACAAATTACGGAGACACTGAATAAACACGGCGAAAGCATCACTCAAAAAATGGAAAAACTTACCGCTGATACCGACCAACGATTGAAAGAAATTAGTTTGCAGGTGGATAAACGTTTAGCGGATGGTTTTGAAAAGACTAACGCTACATTTACCGATATTATTAAGAGACTCGCGTTAATCGATGAGGCGCAAAAAAAAATCACCGAACTTTCTTTGAATGTTGTCAGCTTACAAGAGGTTTTATCAGACAAACGCTCTCGGGGCGCTTTTGGCGAGGTACAATTAAATCATTTAATTAAAAATGTACTCCCAGAACAAAGCTATCAATTGCAATATACCCTCTCTAATGATAAACGCGCCGATGCTATTTTATTTTTACCTGAGCCCACCGGCAATATTGTGATTGATGCTAAATTTCCGCTGGAAAGCTATCGTCGCTATACAGACATTAACTTACCTGCACAAGATCGTAAAATTGCTGAACAACAATTTCGCGTTGATATCCGCAAACATATTCAAGATATTAGTGACAAATATATTATCGAAGGCGAAACCTCGGATGGCGCCGTCATGTTTATTCCCGCAGAAGCTATTTTTTCTGAAATTCATTCTCGACTACCTGAGGTCATAGATTTTGCTCATACCTTACGCGTATGGCTAGTGTCACCTACAACGTTAATCGCCGTCCTCAACACTGCACGCGCCGTCTTAAAAGATGCTGCAACCCGTAAGCAAGTACATATTATTCAGGAGCATTTAGTGCAACTAGGCAGGGACTTCGAGCGTTTCCAAAAAAGAATAGATAATTTAGCAAAACATATTCATATGGCCCACCAAGACGTAGAAGAAGTACATAAATCCTCTAAGAAGCTCACCAGTCGATTCATCAAAATTGAAAAAGTTGACCTGACCAAAGAGGAAGATATTCAATTGTTAGAAGAAGCCGAAGAGCAAATATAG
- a CDS encoding NAD-glutamate dehydrogenase, with protein sequence MSSVNSTRKDTIDRKKIVKKVVACAKKRVESDEVKLLTSFIELYFSNVPIEDIAERSTKALFGAVCSHWNLLKTRKPHQSKIKIFNPTEDKNDWQSTHTIVEVIHDDIPFLVDSLRMEINSLGYTIHLIIHSGGMKVYRDKAGHITTVLPIDSKATDAITEAPIYFEIDKQTDPQILNNLTENLQRILIDVQLAVNDWKKMQNRVGNILEEMVANPPPLKHEDIEESKTFLEWLKNDHFTFLGSREYVVVEIDGDKALQLVPNTGLGVLKDEGRSKVIRYYDELPSKARKQALSKQILIISKTNTISTVHRPTYTDYIGVKKFDERGEIIALTLFIGLYTSEAYNSKLSDIPFIRDKVQTILEKSGLTHNSHALKTLQNILDTFPRDDMFQGNVDMLCEIMVGILHLQDRKRIRMFVLEDLYGRYVSCLVYVPRDNLSTDLIYRMQAALVTAFNGRKVTFTTYFPESVLTRIHFVIRVDPKKKLNYDLKQIENELIHIGRSWKDDLQEEILANFGEEAGIVLMSRYERAFPAGYREAYLPRNAIYDIHHLEKLSEAHDLELSIYHPTNAAPNNLRFKLYRLNNSIPLSDVLPILENMGLRVIGEQPFQVSYDDGSMAWINDFNMLYNIDDALDINEIKDIFQEAFHKIWYGYAENDGFNKLVLGAKLTWREISVLRAYAKFLRQLGFTFSQQYIEDAFSTNPVVARLLMDLFNLIFDPAITKKADKISFIEEELSRELDNVANLDEDRILRRYLEVMKATLRTNYYQQTHEGEYKPYLSLKFNSSLISDIPLPIPMFETFVYSTDFEGVHLRTGKVARGGLRWSNRREDFRTEVLGLMKAQQVKNAIIVPSGAKGGFVVKNLPLDANRGAMMEAGVNCYRNFIRGLLDIADNLVGGSVIRPSDTVCFDEEDPYLVVAADKGTATFSDIANDIAAEYGFWLDDAFASGGSTGYDHKKIGITARGAWESVKSHFRELTIDPYHDDFTVIGIGDMAGDVFGNGMLYTDHIKLIAAFNHTHIFIDPNPDTKLSYFERLRLFKLPASTWEDYDPSLISKGGGVFKRSVKSIKLSSEARAVLGISKEAIIPNDLIKAILKAPVDLFWNGGIGTYVKSSAETHSEIGDRANDALRINGNELHCKAVAEGGNLGFTQLGRIEFELSGGKINTDFIDNSGGVDCSDHEVNIKILLNQLIVDGVLTEKKRNQLLSEMTDEVAQLVLYDNYYQTRSISFAVSNSMTYLELYRLFMQSHEMHGNLNRPLEFLPDDKTINERKANHQGLTRPEIAVLMAYSKNILKKEILNTKLPEEKSLSEYIELAFPRTLCRRYASQMQQHHLRREIIATQLSNHLVTEMGTTFVYQINDENNASTEEIVRAYMTTRKLFDLHSLWTQVEALEHKISIEVQNEMILDIMRLGRRATRWVLLNKRYYYDIDEMVAHFSPYLTKVAKILPTILFGQEKEKFEARTKYLISEGVPEDIATKISATRPLYSALNIIEAAITNKVDVLEVAKIYFKIMERLELIWFREKINDYPVDNHWAVLARADYKGDLDYLQRILTVSVIKFAGRSKHIDDHVNKWLESNKKHIARWKAVLGELRSTNTNEFAMLTVAMRGLLELAQVSRQEGQTEGFCFFQEA encoded by the coding sequence TTGTCCTCTGTCAACTCAACACGAAAAGATACAATTGATCGCAAAAAAATTGTCAAAAAAGTGGTTGCCTGTGCTAAAAAACGAGTTGAATCTGATGAAGTAAAACTATTAACTTCATTCATTGAACTGTATTTTTCCAATGTACCCATTGAAGACATAGCAGAAAGAAGTACTAAGGCCCTTTTTGGTGCGGTATGTTCTCATTGGAATTTACTTAAAACTCGCAAGCCTCATCAATCTAAAATTAAGATTTTCAACCCCACAGAAGACAAAAATGACTGGCAATCTACGCATACTATTGTAGAGGTTATCCATGATGACATTCCCTTTTTGGTCGATTCTTTGCGTATGGAAATTAACAGCTTGGGTTATACGATTCACCTGATTATCCATTCGGGCGGGATGAAAGTTTATCGGGATAAGGCGGGCCATATTACCACCGTTCTTCCAATAGATTCTAAGGCGACCGATGCTATTACCGAGGCGCCAATTTATTTTGAAATTGATAAGCAAACTGATCCCCAAATATTGAATAATCTCACTGAAAATTTGCAACGGATTCTCATTGACGTGCAATTGGCAGTGAATGATTGGAAAAAAATGCAGAATAGAGTGGGCAATATTTTAGAGGAAATGGTTGCAAATCCTCCCCCCCTTAAACACGAAGATATTGAAGAATCTAAAACTTTTCTTGAATGGCTAAAGAATGACCATTTTACTTTTTTAGGAAGTCGAGAATATGTTGTTGTAGAGATTGATGGTGATAAGGCCTTACAGCTCGTTCCAAACACCGGCTTGGGAGTATTGAAAGATGAGGGCAGAAGCAAAGTTATCCGCTATTACGATGAATTGCCGTCAAAAGCGCGCAAACAAGCTTTATCAAAACAAATACTGATCATTTCTAAAACGAATACTATCTCGACCGTTCATAGACCAACCTATACAGATTACATTGGTGTAAAAAAATTCGATGAGAGAGGCGAGATTATTGCATTAACTTTATTCATTGGTCTTTATACCTCCGAAGCTTATAACAGCAAATTAAGTGATATCCCATTTATACGAGATAAAGTTCAAACTATTTTAGAAAAGTCTGGCTTAACACATAATTCACATGCCCTCAAAACGCTGCAAAATATATTAGACACATTTCCCCGTGATGACATGTTTCAAGGCAATGTTGATATGCTGTGCGAAATTATGGTGGGAATTCTCCATCTTCAAGACCGCAAACGAATACGTATGTTTGTATTAGAGGATCTTTATGGGCGTTATGTGTCTTGCTTAGTTTATGTGCCACGTGACAATTTAAGTACAGACCTTATCTATCGAATGCAGGCTGCGCTGGTCACTGCTTTTAATGGCCGCAAAGTAACATTCACAACCTACTTCCCCGAATCGGTTCTTACGCGAATCCATTTTGTTATCCGCGTAGACCCTAAAAAGAAGTTGAACTATGATCTTAAGCAAATTGAAAATGAGTTGATTCACATTGGACGATCTTGGAAGGATGATCTACAAGAAGAAATACTTGCGAATTTTGGTGAGGAAGCAGGGATAGTACTTATGAGCCGCTATGAACGCGCATTTCCTGCAGGCTATCGTGAAGCCTATTTGCCCCGCAATGCCATTTATGATATTCACCATCTGGAAAAGCTATCCGAAGCGCATGATCTTGAATTAAGTATTTACCATCCCACAAATGCCGCTCCCAATAATCTTCGTTTCAAATTGTATCGACTGAACAATTCTATACCTTTATCAGATGTACTACCCATATTAGAAAACATGGGACTTCGGGTGATAGGCGAACAACCTTTCCAAGTTAGCTACGATGACGGATCGATGGCTTGGATCAACGATTTTAATATGCTTTATAATATTGACGATGCATTGGATATCAATGAGATCAAGGACATCTTTCAAGAAGCTTTCCATAAAATTTGGTACGGTTATGCCGAAAATGACGGGTTTAATAAATTAGTACTCGGTGCTAAATTAACCTGGCGTGAAATCTCTGTTCTAAGAGCTTATGCAAAATTTTTACGTCAGCTAGGCTTTACCTTTAGTCAACAATACATTGAAGATGCCTTTTCAACTAACCCTGTTGTTGCTCGGCTTCTAATGGATCTTTTCAATCTTATCTTTGATCCAGCAATCACTAAGAAAGCAGATAAAATATCATTTATCGAAGAAGAACTTTCACGTGAACTTGATAACGTGGCCAATCTTGATGAAGATAGAATTTTAAGACGTTACTTAGAGGTGATGAAAGCTACCCTCAGAACGAACTACTATCAGCAGACCCATGAGGGTGAATATAAGCCTTATCTTTCTTTAAAGTTTAACTCCTCCTTGATTTCTGACATTCCTCTCCCAATTCCAATGTTTGAAACCTTTGTGTATTCCACCGATTTTGAAGGTGTCCATCTTCGCACGGGTAAGGTGGCAAGAGGAGGGCTGCGATGGTCAAATAGACGCGAGGATTTTAGAACAGAAGTACTGGGCTTGATGAAAGCGCAGCAAGTGAAGAATGCTATTATCGTCCCCTCCGGTGCAAAAGGGGGGTTTGTGGTTAAAAATCTACCCCTTGATGCAAATAGAGGAGCAATGATGGAAGCGGGGGTAAATTGCTATCGCAATTTTATCCGCGGATTACTTGATATTGCTGATAATTTAGTCGGAGGTTCTGTTATCCGACCTAGCGATACCGTTTGTTTTGATGAGGAAGATCCTTACCTGGTTGTGGCTGCCGATAAAGGGACAGCTACTTTTTCCGATATCGCCAATGACATAGCGGCTGAGTACGGTTTTTGGTTGGATGATGCATTTGCTTCCGGTGGGTCCACTGGCTATGACCATAAAAAAATTGGCATTACCGCGCGAGGAGCTTGGGAATCTGTCAAATCGCATTTTCGTGAATTGACTATTGACCCCTATCACGATGACTTCACTGTGATTGGTATTGGCGATATGGCAGGCGATGTTTTTGGTAATGGGATGCTTTATACCGATCATATTAAATTGATAGCCGCTTTTAATCACACTCATATCTTCATCGATCCTAATCCAGATACCAAATTAAGCTACTTTGAGAGATTACGGTTATTCAAACTGCCAGCCTCTACGTGGGAAGATTATGACCCTAGCCTTATTTCAAAGGGAGGCGGCGTTTTTAAGCGGTCCGTCAAATCCATTAAGCTTTCTTCTGAAGCACGTGCTGTCTTAGGTATTTCCAAAGAGGCAATTATTCCTAACGATTTGATAAAAGCTATTTTGAAAGCTCCTGTTGATTTGTTTTGGAATGGGGGCATTGGCACCTACGTCAAGTCTAGCGCTGAAACCCACAGCGAAATTGGTGACCGCGCCAATGACGCCTTAAGAATCAATGGCAATGAACTACATTGCAAAGCAGTTGCTGAAGGTGGCAATTTGGGCTTTACACAATTAGGGCGGATTGAGTTTGAGCTATCCGGCGGCAAAATAAATACCGATTTCATTGATAATTCAGGCGGCGTTGATTGTTCAGATCATGAAGTCAATATCAAAATCCTTCTCAATCAGCTGATCGTTGATGGTGTGTTAACCGAAAAGAAACGTAATCAATTACTTTCTGAAATGACGGATGAAGTGGCTCAGCTCGTTTTGTATGATAATTATTATCAAACACGTTCAATTAGTTTTGCTGTAAGCAATTCAATGACCTATTTAGAACTGTATCGTCTGTTTATGCAAAGCCATGAAATGCACGGCAATCTAAATCGCCCGCTAGAATTTTTACCCGATGACAAAACCATTAATGAACGTAAAGCTAATCATCAGGGGCTCACACGCCCTGAAATTGCAGTATTGATGGCCTATAGTAAAAATATTCTTAAAAAAGAAATTTTAAACACTAAGTTGCCAGAAGAAAAATCGCTATCAGAATATATCGAGCTCGCTTTTCCACGCACACTTTGCAGACGCTACGCATCTCAGATGCAGCAACATCATCTACGACGTGAAATCATTGCTACCCAATTGAGTAATCATCTTGTGACTGAAATGGGTACTACCTTTGTTTATCAAATAAACGATGAAAATAATGCTAGCACAGAGGAAATAGTACGCGCTTATATGACTACCCGTAAACTTTTTGATTTACATTCACTGTGGACTCAAGTGGAAGCTTTAGAGCATAAAATATCTATTGAAGTACAAAATGAAATGATCTTGGATATTATGCGTTTAGGGAGGAGGGCGACGAGATGGGTATTGTTGAATAAACGTTACTATTATGACATCGATGAAATGGTTGCGCATTTTTCACCTTATCTGACTAAGGTTGCTAAAATATTACCCACTATTTTATTTGGTCAAGAAAAAGAAAAGTTTGAAGCTAGAACAAAATACCTTATCTCTGAAGGCGTTCCCGAAGACATAGCAACTAAAATATCTGCTACGCGCCCACTTTATTCGGCGCTTAACATTATTGAAGCCGCCATTACCAATAAAGTGGATGTTCTTGAAGTAGCCAAAATTTATTTCAAGATTATGGAACGTTTAGAATTAATTTGGTTCCGAGAAAAAATTAATGATTATCCCGTTGATAATCACTGGGCAGTATTAGCGCGCGCGGATTACAAGGGTGATTTAGATTACTTACAACGTATTTTGACAGTGAGTGTAATTAAGTTTGCTGGAAGATCTAAGCACATAGATGATCACGTCAATAAATGGTTAGAAAGTAACAAGAAACATATTGCAAGATGGAAAGCAGTTTTAGGAGAATTGCGTAGTACAAATACCAATGAGTTTGCAATGTTAACCGTGGCAATGCGTGGCTTACTCGAACTTGCACAGGTCAGTCGACAAGAGGGTCAAACTGAAGGTTTTTGCTTTTTTCAAGAAGCATAA
- a CDS encoding YjbQ family protein — protein MRQYHITVNTSGKSFNEITHIVTDFVAKAGVSTGICSLYMQHTSASLVLCENADEDVKKDLENFFQKLVPEDIHQYHHKAEGKDDMPAHIRTVLTKCDLTLPIVKGELGLGTWQGIYIWEHRNSAFERRVVVTIIGE, from the coding sequence GTGAGACAATACCATATAACGGTCAATACCTCAGGCAAAAGCTTCAACGAGATAACACATATAGTAACAGATTTTGTCGCCAAAGCCGGAGTCAGCACAGGCATTTGCTCATTATATATGCAGCATACCAGCGCTTCCCTTGTATTATGCGAAAATGCAGACGAAGACGTCAAAAAAGATTTGGAAAATTTTTTTCAAAAGCTCGTACCTGAGGATATCCATCAATATCATCATAAAGCGGAAGGAAAAGATGATATGCCGGCGCATATTCGTACTGTGTTAACCAAGTGTGATCTTACTCTACCTATCGTGAAAGGTGAGTTAGGTTTGGGGACATGGCAAGGAATTTATATCTGGGAGCACAGGAATTCTGCATTTGAACGCCGTGTTGTCGTGACCATTATCGGAGAATGA